In a single window of the Acidobacteriota bacterium genome:
- a CDS encoding cation transporter, which translates to MTAGGTRHGAEIRKVLWITLGLNLAVAVAKIAAGAATSTLSVLADGYHSLLDGSGNIVGLVAIRFAHKPPDDDHHYGHRKFEVLASMVISLVLFATAFEIVASALSRLRGEGTPDPRPVTFVTLLVTLAVNVFVTTYESRRGRELGSPFLVADARHTLSDVLASCGVLIAIVCVRAGIPWADPAAAVVIGVVIVLAGYRILVSGLDVIADRSVLDAARIQAAVLESPGVTSCGRIRTRGF; encoded by the coding sequence ATGACCGCCGGCGGGACCCGCCATGGGGCCGAGATCCGGAAGGTCCTGTGGATCACTCTCGGCCTCAACCTCGCCGTCGCCGTGGCGAAGATCGCCGCCGGGGCCGCCACCTCGACGCTGAGCGTCCTCGCGGACGGCTACCACTCGCTCCTCGACGGGTCCGGGAACATCGTCGGGCTCGTCGCCATCCGCTTCGCGCACAAGCCGCCCGACGACGATCACCATTACGGCCACCGGAAGTTCGAGGTGCTGGCGTCGATGGTGATCTCGCTCGTCCTCTTCGCCACCGCGTTCGAGATCGTGGCCTCCGCGCTCTCCCGCCTGCGCGGCGAGGGGACCCCCGATCCGCGCCCCGTCACCTTCGTCACCCTCCTCGTGACGCTGGCGGTGAACGTCTTCGTGACGACGTACGAGTCGCGCCGGGGACGGGAGCTGGGATCGCCCTTTCTCGTGGCGGACGCGAGGCATACCCTCTCCGACGTCCTCGCCTCGTGCGGCGTGCTGATCGCGATCGTCTGCGTCCGGGCGGGGATCCCGTGGGCGGATCCGGCGGCCGCGGTCGTGATCGGCGTCGTGATCGTGCTCGCGGGGTACAGGATCCTGGTCTCGGGGCTCGACGTGATCGCGGATCGAAGCGTCCTCGACGCCGCCCGGATCCAGGCGGCGGTCCTCGAGAGCCCGGGGGTGACCTCGTGCGGAAGGATTCGGACGCGCGGCTTCC
- a CDS encoding SpoVR family protein has product MNLPAHLDRLRREIRGYAIDYGLDFFEVIFEVLDYDRMNEVAAYGGYPTRYPHWRFGMEYEHLSKSYAHGLHKIYEMVINNNPCYAYLLEENAPVDQKIVMAHVYGHSDFFKNNVSFSKTNRKMVDEMANHAARIRRFMEKYTVEAVEDFIDACLSLEGLIDPHSPFIVRERTRDDGNAEEEETAPRRLRSKDYMSNFINPPSFLEEQQKKLDEERHRAKRFPEEAVRDVLKFLLEHAPLESWQSEVLNIIREEAYYFAPQGQTKIMNEGWATYWHSKIMTEKALTDAEVIDYADHHSGTVASHSGRLNPYKLGLELYKDIEDRWNKGKFGKEYDECEDSRARREWDRRLGLGREKIFEVRRLHNDVTFIDAFLTEEFAVTHRYFTYQYNKKANQQQIASRDFKSIKAQLLFQLTNHGQPFIFVTDANYRNRGELFLMHRHEGMDLKIDWARETLRNVQRIWHRPVHLQTLAENRGRVLSFDGKDHSEADSADVASADAASR; this is encoded by the coding sequence ATGAACCTCCCGGCGCACCTCGATCGCCTGCGGCGCGAGATCCGCGGCTACGCCATCGACTACGGCCTCGACTTCTTCGAGGTCATCTTCGAGGTTCTCGACTACGACCGCATGAACGAGGTCGCGGCGTACGGCGGCTACCCGACGCGCTACCCGCACTGGCGGTTCGGGATGGAGTACGAGCACCTCAGCAAGTCGTACGCCCATGGGCTCCACAAGATCTACGAGATGGTCATCAACAACAACCCGTGCTACGCCTATCTCCTCGAGGAGAACGCGCCGGTCGATCAGAAGATCGTCATGGCTCACGTCTACGGCCACTCCGACTTCTTCAAGAACAACGTGTCCTTCTCCAAGACGAACCGGAAGATGGTCGACGAGATGGCGAATCACGCGGCGAGGATCCGCCGGTTCATGGAGAAGTACACGGTCGAGGCCGTCGAGGACTTCATCGACGCCTGCCTCTCCCTCGAAGGGCTCATCGATCCGCACTCCCCGTTCATCGTGCGGGAGCGGACGCGCGACGACGGGAACGCCGAGGAGGAGGAGACGGCGCCGCGGCGCCTTCGCAGCAAGGACTACATGAGCAACTTCATCAACCCGCCGTCGTTCCTCGAGGAGCAGCAGAAGAAGCTGGACGAGGAGCGGCACCGGGCGAAGCGCTTCCCCGAGGAGGCGGTCCGCGACGTCCTCAAGTTCCTGCTCGAGCACGCGCCCCTCGAGAGCTGGCAGAGCGAGGTGCTCAACATCATCCGCGAGGAGGCGTATTACTTCGCCCCGCAGGGACAGACCAAGATCATGAACGAGGGGTGGGCGACGTACTGGCACTCGAAGATCATGACCGAGAAAGCCCTCACCGACGCCGAGGTCATCGACTACGCCGATCACCACTCGGGGACCGTCGCGAGCCATTCGGGCCGGCTGAACCCCTACAAGCTCGGCCTCGAGCTCTACAAGGACATCGAGGACCGGTGGAACAAGGGGAAGTTCGGGAAGGAGTACGACGAGTGCGAGGACAGCCGCGCCCGCCGGGAGTGGGACCGGCGGCTGGGCCTCGGGCGCGAGAAGATCTTCGAGGTGCGCCGGCTCCACAACGACGTGACGTTCATCGACGCCTTCCTGACGGAGGAGTTCGCGGTCACGCACCGCTACTTCACCTACCAGTACAACAAGAAGGCGAACCAGCAGCAGATCGCGAGCCGCGACTTCAAGTCGATCAAGGCGCAGCTCCTCTTCCAGCTCACCAATCACGGCCAGCCGTTCATCTTCGTGACGGACGCCAACTACCGCAACCGCGGCGAGCTCTTCCTCATGCACCGGCACGAGGGAATGGATCTCAAGATCGACTGGGCGCGCGAGACGCTCAGGAACGTCCAGAGGATCTGGCACCGCCCCGTCCACCTCCAGACGCTCGCCGAGAACCGCGGGCGGGTCCTGTCCTTTGACGGGAAGGATCACTCCGAGGCCGATTCGGCCGACGTCGCCTCGGCGGACGCCGCGAGCCGCTGA
- a CDS encoding serine protein kinase, translated as MPSGSEIVSLIGQIQDLRGFREQNWEGTFEEYVDIARQRPEVCRTSFQRVYDMILSKGWYEYYDHKKRVVHYNFFDDVDDGGRDAIYGLDLALMKLVNVFKSAAQQYGTERRVLLLHGPVGSCKSTIVRLVKKGIEAYSRTPEGALYTFKWVALGSEFAGRKPGRGEEEIPCPMHEEPLHLIPEDLRPRVLEAINRGKAENKQVVVSGALCPACRQTYRELNARYRGDWTKIIAHVKVHRQLLSEKDRIGIGTFQPKDEKNQDSTELTGDINYRKIAEYGAESDPRAFNFDGEFNIANRGVIEFIEVLKLDVAFLYDLLGASQEHKIKPKKFAQTDIDEVIIGHTNEPEYRKLQNNEFMEALRDRTIKIDIPYVTRLSEELKIYQRDYNPSKIKGKHIAPHTVEIAAMWAVLTRLEEPKKADLTLLQKLKLYNGKTLPGFTEDNVKELRKESTREGMDGISPRYIQDKISNALVSDRGEGCINPFMVINELESGLKHHSLITVEDLRKRYKDLLVVVKQEYEDIVKNEVQRAISADEEAISRLCSNYVDNIKAYTQKEKIRNKYTGQMEDPDERLMRSIEEKIDIPENRKDDFRREIMNYIGALAVEGKTFNYRTNERLHKALELKLFEDQKDSIKLTSLVSSVVDKDTQEKIDVVKSRLTKDYGYCEVCSTDVLNYVASIFARGDAKR; from the coding sequence ATGCCCTCAGGTTCCGAAATTGTTTCCCTCATAGGCCAGATCCAGGATCTCCGCGGATTCCGGGAACAGAACTGGGAAGGCACGTTCGAGGAATACGTCGACATCGCCCGCCAGCGCCCCGAGGTCTGCCGCACCTCCTTCCAGCGCGTGTACGACATGATCCTGTCGAAGGGGTGGTACGAGTACTACGACCACAAGAAGAGGGTCGTCCACTACAACTTCTTCGACGACGTCGACGACGGCGGCCGCGACGCCATCTACGGCCTCGATCTCGCGCTGATGAAGCTGGTCAACGTCTTCAAGTCCGCGGCGCAGCAGTACGGCACCGAACGCCGCGTCCTCCTGCTGCACGGGCCGGTCGGGAGCTGCAAGAGCACCATCGTCCGCCTCGTCAAGAAGGGGATCGAGGCCTACTCGCGGACCCCCGAGGGAGCGCTCTACACGTTCAAGTGGGTTGCGCTCGGCAGCGAGTTCGCGGGACGGAAGCCGGGGCGCGGGGAGGAGGAGATCCCCTGCCCGATGCACGAGGAGCCGCTCCATCTGATCCCCGAGGACCTGCGCCCGCGCGTCCTTGAGGCGATCAATCGCGGGAAGGCCGAGAACAAGCAAGTCGTCGTCTCCGGCGCCCTCTGCCCGGCGTGCCGACAGACCTACCGCGAGCTGAACGCGCGCTACCGCGGCGACTGGACGAAGATCATCGCCCACGTGAAGGTCCACAGGCAGCTCCTGTCCGAGAAGGACCGGATCGGGATCGGGACGTTCCAGCCGAAGGACGAGAAGAACCAGGACTCGACCGAGCTGACCGGGGACATCAACTACAGGAAGATCGCGGAGTACGGCGCCGAGAGCGACCCGCGCGCCTTCAACTTCGACGGCGAGTTCAACATCGCGAACCGCGGCGTCATCGAGTTCATCGAGGTGCTCAAGCTGGACGTCGCCTTCCTCTACGATCTCCTGGGCGCGTCGCAGGAGCACAAGATCAAGCCCAAGAAGTTCGCGCAGACGGACATCGACGAGGTCATCATCGGGCACACGAACGAGCCCGAGTACCGGAAGCTCCAGAACAACGAGTTCATGGAAGCCCTGCGGGATCGCACCATCAAGATCGACATCCCATACGTCACCCGGCTCAGCGAAGAGCTCAAGATCTACCAGCGCGACTACAACCCGTCGAAGATCAAGGGGAAGCACATCGCCCCCCACACCGTCGAGATCGCGGCGATGTGGGCGGTGCTCACGCGCCTCGAAGAGCCGAAGAAGGCGGACCTGACCCTCCTCCAGAAGCTCAAGCTCTACAACGGCAAGACGCTCCCCGGATTCACCGAGGACAACGTCAAGGAGCTTCGCAAGGAGTCGACGCGCGAGGGCATGGACGGCATCTCGCCGAGGTACATCCAGGACAAGATCTCGAACGCCCTCGTGAGCGACCGCGGCGAGGGATGCATCAATCCCTTCATGGTGATCAACGAGCTCGAGAGCGGGCTCAAGCACCACTCCCTCATCACCGTCGAGGATCTCCGGAAGCGATACAAGGACCTCCTCGTCGTCGTGAAGCAGGAGTACGAGGACATCGTCAAGAACGAGGTCCAGCGCGCGATCAGCGCCGACGAGGAGGCCATCTCGCGCCTCTGCTCGAACTACGTCGACAACATCAAGGCCTACACGCAGAAGGAGAAGATCCGCAACAAGTACACGGGCCAGATGGAGGATCCCGACGAGCGCCTCATGCGCTCGATCGAGGAGAAGATCGACATCCCCGAGAACCGCAAGGACGATTTCCGCCGGGAGATCATGAACTACATCGGCGCCCTGGCGGTCGAGGGCAAGACCTTCAACTACCGCACGAACGAGCGGCTGCACAAGGCCCTCGAGCTCAAGCTCTTCGAGGACCAGAAGGACTCGATCAAGCTCACGAGCCTCGTCTCGAGCGTCGTCGACAAGGACACGCAGGAGAAGATCGACGTCGTCAAGTCGCGCCTGACCAAGGATTACGGGTATTGCGAGGTCTGCTCCACCGACGTGCTCAACTACGTCGCCAGCATCTTCGCCCGGGGCGACGCGAAGCGCTGA
- a CDS encoding glutamate--cysteine ligase, giving the protein MTGSVFLANDRPIRHADELIDLFLSGCKPESSWGIGLEYERLPIDASTGRAAPYAGERGVESALRDLAARFGWTPELEGGHTIGLARAGSLISLEPGGQLELSARVHRDLGSVRAELARYLRETAAVSRDRGLAFVPLGLQPISRIEEIAWVPKGRYAIMAPYLAARGALAHHMMKGTAGCQLNFDYGSQEDAAEKLRVAMGVTSIVTAIFANSPVAAGAGGSAPSRRAGIWLDTDPSRCGLLELAFRGDFTFHDYLEYALDVPVIFIRRDGQWVPLEGTPFRRFLSQGFQGLRATLADWVLHLTTIFTEVRLKTYLEVRGADSVPPSLALALSALWKGLLYDGGARRAAWGLVADHPFARRVQFHRDVCERGPQAELDGVTARDLATELVAIARAGLTRQLASASVGAEGDEPGMLDPLSPVLASPGGSAGDGLALAWKRDAATALGDLLAESARSADAFADLYAPARP; this is encoded by the coding sequence GTGACGGGCTCAGTCTTTCTCGCGAACGACCGGCCCATCCGGCACGCCGACGAGCTGATCGATCTCTTCCTCTCCGGATGCAAGCCGGAGAGCTCGTGGGGGATCGGGCTCGAGTACGAGAGGCTTCCGATCGACGCGTCGACCGGGCGGGCCGCTCCGTACGCCGGAGAGCGCGGCGTGGAGAGCGCGCTGCGGGATCTGGCGGCGCGGTTCGGCTGGACCCCGGAGCTCGAGGGGGGCCACACCATCGGCCTCGCGCGCGCCGGGAGCCTCATCTCCCTGGAGCCGGGGGGACAGCTCGAGCTCAGCGCCCGGGTGCACCGGGACCTCGGATCGGTCCGGGCGGAGCTCGCACGCTATCTGAGGGAGACGGCTGCGGTCTCGCGCGATCGCGGCCTCGCCTTCGTCCCGCTCGGCCTCCAGCCGATTTCCCGCATCGAGGAGATCGCGTGGGTCCCCAAGGGCCGGTACGCGATCATGGCCCCCTATCTCGCCGCTCGGGGCGCGCTCGCCCACCACATGATGAAGGGGACGGCGGGCTGCCAGCTCAACTTCGACTACGGATCTCAGGAGGACGCCGCCGAAAAGCTCCGCGTCGCCATGGGGGTCACCTCCATCGTGACGGCCATCTTCGCCAACTCCCCCGTCGCCGCCGGCGCCGGCGGCTCCGCCCCTTCACGGCGGGCCGGCATCTGGCTCGACACCGATCCTTCCCGATGCGGCCTGCTCGAGCTCGCCTTCCGCGGCGACTTCACGTTCCACGACTACCTCGAGTACGCGCTCGACGTTCCCGTGATCTTCATCCGGCGCGACGGGCAGTGGGTCCCTCTCGAGGGGACGCCCTTCCGCCGGTTTCTGTCTCAGGGCTTCCAGGGCCTTCGCGCGACGCTCGCGGACTGGGTCCTCCACCTCACGACGATTTTCACCGAGGTGCGCCTCAAGACGTACCTCGAGGTGAGAGGGGCCGACAGCGTCCCCCCCTCTCTGGCGCTCGCGCTCAGCGCCCTCTGGAAGGGCCTTCTCTACGATGGGGGCGCGAGGCGTGCGGCCTGGGGGCTCGTCGCCGATCACCCGTTCGCGCGGCGGGTCCAGTTCCACCGCGACGTGTGCGAGCGAGGACCGCAGGCCGAGCTCGACGGCGTCACGGCCCGCGACCTCGCGACGGAGCTCGTCGCCATCGCGCGGGCCGGGCTCACGCGACAGCTCGCGTCGGCGTCGGTCGGCGCGGAGGGTGACGAGCCGGGGATGCTCGATCCCCTCTCCCCCGTCCTGGCGTCCCCCGGGGGGAGCGCAGGCGACGGGCTGGCTCTCGCGTGGAAGCGCGACGCCGCGACCGCGCTCGGGGACCTGCTCGCGGAATCCGCCCGCTCCGCCGACGCATTCGCCGACCTGTACGCTCCGGCCCGGCCATGA
- the tsaB gene encoding tRNA (adenosine(37)-N6)-threonylcarbamoyltransferase complex dimerization subunit type 1 TsaB, which produces MPVLALDTSGPVQSVAVASGGVIAVRSVQAAPHAHSVGLLAAIDSTLSDSGLPLARMTAIAVTCGPGAFTGLRVGMATARGLAIGTRLPLFGVSTLEVIASAIATVGQALPGDEICALTAAGRTKLYRARYRVVVETGGAPRLQRLGDESLCDASGAAAAASGAAFIGGVVDEPTRATILSGLPEGVRWAPRVPPLAEALAVLVEYLAPPGVILPGLTPNYVRDADALMPRRP; this is translated from the coding sequence ATGCCCGTCCTCGCGCTCGACACCTCCGGACCCGTCCAGAGCGTCGCCGTGGCGTCGGGCGGCGTGATCGCCGTCCGGTCCGTGCAGGCGGCGCCGCACGCGCACTCGGTGGGCCTTCTCGCCGCCATCGACTCCACGCTCTCGGACTCCGGCCTTCCCCTCGCCCGGATGACGGCGATCGCCGTCACGTGCGGCCCCGGAGCCTTCACCGGGCTGCGCGTCGGCATGGCGACGGCCCGAGGGCTGGCGATCGGCACGCGCCTCCCGCTCTTCGGCGTTTCGACGCTCGAGGTGATCGCCTCCGCGATCGCGACCGTGGGTCAGGCTCTCCCGGGTGACGAGATCTGCGCCCTGACCGCCGCCGGCCGGACGAAGCTCTACCGGGCGCGGTACCGCGTGGTGGTCGAAACCGGGGGCGCGCCCCGCCTCCAGAGGCTCGGCGACGAGTCGCTCTGCGACGCGTCGGGGGCGGCGGCCGCCGCGTCGGGGGCGGCGTTCATCGGCGGGGTCGTGGACGAGCCCACGCGGGCAACAATCCTGTCCGGCCTGCCCGAGGGGGTGCGCTGGGCGCCGCGCGTGCCGCCTCTCGCCGAGGCGCTCGCGGTCCTCGTCGAATACCTCGCGCCGCCGGGCGTCATCCTCCCGGGGCTCACGCCGAACTACGTCCGCGATGCCGACGCCCTGATGCCGCGCCGCCCGTGA
- the rimI gene encoding ribosomal protein S18-alanine N-acetyltransferase encodes MSAGWLVEPMRVEHLGAVLDIERRSFASPWPEEAFLSDLSGESWAHSLVLVDPGRPEAGPRGYICFWTLELELSIQNIATHPDDRRRGGASRLLEAAFEEAARAGCAWGWLEVRPSNEAAIELYARWGFVPVARRKRYYENDGEDAIVMRAPVGKGPAARLERSRKPVVG; translated from the coding sequence GTGAGCGCCGGCTGGCTCGTCGAGCCGATGCGTGTGGAGCACCTCGGCGCCGTCCTCGACATCGAGCGCCGCTCCTTCGCCTCCCCGTGGCCCGAGGAGGCGTTTCTCTCCGATCTCTCCGGCGAGAGCTGGGCGCACTCCCTCGTCCTCGTGGACCCGGGGCGCCCCGAAGCCGGGCCGCGCGGCTACATCTGTTTCTGGACTCTCGAGCTGGAGCTGTCGATCCAGAACATCGCGACGCACCCCGACGATCGCCGTCGAGGGGGCGCGTCCCGGCTTCTCGAGGCCGCGTTCGAGGAGGCGGCCCGGGCGGGCTGCGCCTGGGGCTGGCTCGAGGTGAGGCCCTCCAACGAGGCGGCGATCGAGCTGTACGCTCGCTGGGGTTTCGTTCCGGTGGCGCGGCGTAAGCGGTACTACGAGAACGACGGAGAGGACGCGATCGTGATGCGCGCCCCCGTGGGCAAAGGCCCCGCGGCCCGTCTTGAAAGGTCGCGGAAACCGGTGGTAGGATGA
- a CDS encoding sigma-70 family RNA polymerase sigma factor produces the protein MAGRRFSSTAATSPAPAAAGLSAGLSDEALIADILSGGGGEFESLVRSHQSGVYAFLLRMVRNPEEAADLTQEVFVKVFSNLEQFNPQYRFKTWLYRIAANAAVDRRRRARKDRGLTHVDPADESGPAQLRSSRPGPHEFFSALETRDRLQGALAEMPPAYRQVILLRYQNEMRYDEIARVTSLPIGTVKNRIFRAREMLKKALA, from the coding sequence ATGGCCGGGAGGAGGTTCAGTTCGACGGCGGCCACCTCGCCGGCGCCCGCGGCGGCAGGACTCTCCGCCGGGCTCTCCGATGAAGCGCTCATCGCGGACATCCTGTCGGGGGGGGGCGGAGAGTTCGAAAGCCTCGTGCGATCCCACCAGTCGGGGGTCTATGCCTTCCTCCTTCGCATGGTGCGGAACCCGGAAGAGGCGGCGGATCTGACGCAGGAAGTCTTCGTCAAGGTCTTTTCCAACCTCGAGCAGTTCAACCCGCAGTATCGGTTCAAGACCTGGCTCTACCGCATCGCGGCGAACGCCGCGGTCGACCGCCGGCGCCGGGCCCGCAAGGATCGAGGGCTCACCCACGTCGACCCGGCCGACGAGTCGGGCCCGGCCCAGCTCCGGTCGAGCCGACCCGGCCCCCACGAATTCTTCTCGGCCCTCGAGACGCGCGACCGACTGCAGGGGGCGCTCGCGGAGATGCCGCCGGCCTACCGGCAGGTGATCCTGCTCCGCTATCAGAACGAGATGCGCTACGACGAGATCGCGCGGGTCACGAGCCTCCCCATCGGAACCGTCAAGAACCGCATCTTTCGCGCCCGCGAGATGCTGAAGAAGGCGCTCGCATGA
- a CDS encoding YdcH family protein, translating into MTDRLDEVKDLLARENDEFRRLRERHRGFEERLAALNSKAFLSDQEKLETTQLKKEKLQLKDRMTAIAREYLERSPGVSGR; encoded by the coding sequence ATGACGGACCGTCTGGATGAGGTCAAGGATCTCCTGGCCCGCGAGAACGATGAGTTCCGCAGGCTGCGAGAGAGGCACCGCGGCTTCGAGGAGCGGCTGGCTGCGCTCAATTCGAAGGCGTTTCTCAGCGATCAGGAAAAGCTTGAGACCACCCAGCTCAAGAAAGAGAAACTTCAACTCAAGGATCGGATGACGGCCATCGCCCGGGAGTACCTCGAACGGAGCCCGGGAGTCTCCGGCCGCTGA
- a CDS encoding diguanylate cyclase, with protein sequence MARGPERFSDRVLAALHAATADEAVQRLDQLSRDTGEQAASALIRLLSGIDFTEPDARSLVAAAFKQRISLEARTGRSIHVRIALFDLLVNVERKLTNPRIIELPAFEKLERSAIYDHLTGTCNRAYFEGRLSHEIRRARRYGQSLSLLLLDIDDFKAINDRMGHPVGDSVLREVGRLIVENVRDIDIAGRYGGEEFSVILPETPRTGAFIVAERIRSEFQKRYRRKGELDRALRVTVSGGLACFPEDADGPEGLVARSDEALYRSKRQGKNQITIYYEEKRRDERIIMDEKRIKATLLHESRGGPVRHTAVVKNISEGGLLVELGDPIAVGSEMEVSFSLGLKWAYKFSTTVVRVEEFGASGKRRRFALGLRFPRRMKQLQPHLSRLARRQAAAG encoded by the coding sequence ATGGCGAGGGGGCCGGAACGGTTCTCGGACAGGGTCCTCGCCGCGCTCCATGCGGCGACTGCCGACGAGGCGGTCCAGCGCCTCGACCAGCTCTCCAGGGACACGGGCGAACAAGCGGCGAGCGCCCTCATCCGCCTCCTGTCGGGGATCGATTTCACGGAGCCCGACGCCCGCAGCCTCGTCGCGGCCGCCTTCAAGCAGCGCATCTCGCTCGAGGCGAGGACGGGCCGATCGATTCACGTGCGCATCGCGCTCTTCGATCTCCTCGTGAACGTCGAGCGCAAGCTCACCAATCCCCGGATCATCGAGCTCCCGGCGTTCGAGAAGCTCGAGCGGTCCGCCATCTACGATCACCTGACCGGCACCTGCAACCGCGCGTACTTCGAGGGACGCCTCAGCCACGAGATCCGGCGAGCCCGCCGCTACGGGCAGAGCCTGTCGCTTCTTCTCCTCGACATCGACGATTTCAAGGCCATCAACGATCGGATGGGTCATCCCGTCGGCGACTCGGTCCTGCGCGAGGTGGGAAGGCTGATCGTGGAGAACGTGCGGGACATCGACATCGCCGGTCGCTACGGGGGAGAGGAGTTCTCCGTCATCCTCCCGGAGACGCCCCGCACCGGGGCCTTCATCGTGGCGGAGCGGATCCGGAGCGAGTTCCAGAAACGGTATCGGAGGAAGGGGGAGCTCGATCGCGCGCTGCGCGTCACCGTGAGCGGAGGCCTGGCCTGCTTCCCCGAGGACGCGGACGGCCCGGAGGGGCTGGTGGCCCGCTCGGACGAGGCGCTGTACAGGTCCAAGCGCCAGGGGAAGAACCAGATCACGATCTATTACGAGGAGAAACGCCGCGACGAGCGAATCATCATGGACGAGAAACGGATCAAGGCGACGCTCCTCCATGAGTCGCGAGGGGGCCCCGTCCGGCACACCGCCGTCGTCAAGAACATCAGCGAGGGGGGGCTCCTCGTCGAGCTCGGCGATCCGATCGCCGTCGGCAGCGAGATGGAGGTCAGCTTCTCGCTCGGGCTGAAATGGGCGTACAAGTTCTCGACGACCGTCGTGCGCGTCGAAGAGTTCGGCGCGAGCGGAAAGCGCCGCCGGTTCGCCCTGGGGCTGAGGTTTCCCAGGCGCATGAAGCAGCTCCAACCGCATCTCAGCCGTCTGGCGCGACGCCAGGCGGCGGCCGGCTAG
- a CDS encoding DUF444 family protein gives MALKIEQDLNRFKQIVRGRIKKNLRKYITHGELIGRRGKDLISIPIPQIDLPRFVYGPNQTGGVGQGEGEIGQPVGAGEPEEGSGKAGDAPGEHILEVEVPLDELAKILGEELELPDIKHKGRKQIISEKDKYSGVATAGPESLRHFKRTYKEALKRQIASGTYDPMSPRIVPIRRDRRYRTWRVQREPETNAVIVYMMDVSGSMGDEQKEIVRLESFWIDTWLRSQYKGLEVRYIIHDAEARLVDQETFYHTRESGGTVISSAYRLCDKLVRDEFPPEEWNVYLFHFSDGDNWSQGDTEECVRILREALLPATNQYCYGQVESPYGTGQFLQDLREAFAEDERVALSQIEGKDAIYASIKEFLGRGR, from the coding sequence ATGGCCCTCAAGATCGAGCAGGACCTCAACCGGTTCAAGCAGATTGTGCGCGGCCGCATCAAGAAGAATCTGCGGAAGTACATCACGCACGGCGAGCTGATCGGGCGGCGCGGCAAGGACCTGATCAGCATCCCGATCCCGCAGATCGATCTCCCCCGCTTCGTCTACGGGCCGAACCAGACGGGCGGCGTCGGCCAGGGCGAAGGGGAGATCGGCCAGCCCGTCGGCGCGGGCGAGCCCGAGGAGGGCTCCGGGAAAGCGGGCGACGCCCCGGGCGAGCACATCCTCGAGGTCGAGGTCCCGCTGGACGAGCTGGCGAAGATCCTCGGCGAGGAGCTCGAGCTCCCCGACATCAAGCACAAGGGGCGCAAGCAGATCATCTCGGAGAAGGACAAGTACTCCGGCGTGGCGACGGCGGGCCCGGAGAGCCTGAGGCACTTCAAGCGCACGTACAAGGAGGCTCTCAAGCGTCAGATCGCCTCGGGCACCTACGACCCGATGAGCCCCCGCATCGTCCCGATCCGCCGCGACCGGCGGTACCGCACGTGGCGGGTGCAGCGCGAGCCCGAGACGAACGCGGTGATCGTCTACATGATGGACGTATCGGGGTCGATGGGCGACGAGCAGAAGGAGATCGTGCGGCTCGAGTCCTTCTGGATCGACACGTGGCTGCGGAGCCAGTACAAGGGCCTCGAGGTCCGCTACATCATCCACGACGCGGAGGCGCGGCTGGTCGACCAGGAGACCTTCTACCACACGAGGGAATCCGGAGGCACGGTCATCTCGTCGGCCTACCGCCTCTGCGACAAGCTCGTGCGCGACGAGTTCCCTCCCGAGGAGTGGAACGTCTACCTCTTCCACTTCTCGGACGGCGACAACTGGTCGCAGGGAGACACGGAGGAGTGCGTGCGCATCCTGCGCGAGGCGCTGCTCCCGGCGACGAACCAGTACTGCTACGGGCAGGTCGAGAGCCCGTACGGCACCGGACAGTTCCTCCAGGACCTCCGGGAGGCCTTCGCCGAGGACGAGCGCGTCGCGCTGAGCCAGATCGAGGGGAAGGACGCGATCTACGCGTCGATCAAGGAATTCCTGGGGAGGGGGCGATGA